A window of the Brassica napus cultivar Da-Ae chromosome A2, Da-Ae, whole genome shotgun sequence genome harbors these coding sequences:
- the LOC106436652 gene encoding pectinesterase inhibitor 9, giving the protein MEPKLTHLCYCLLVFLPLLSQSAIANPSSSPNHSNNINFIVSSCRTTRYPTLCVKCLAAFASKIRCNENRLAQTGLAVTLVRVRSTTAYVAKLTKARRVKRREYLAVKDCVENLGDGLTMLAQSMREMKRVGRSGRGREEFLWRLSNVETWVSAALTDETTCLDGFDGKFMDGVVKMAIRRRVVHVARVTGNALALVNRFASRHKS; this is encoded by the exons ATGGAACCAAAGCTGACACATCTTTGCTATTGCCTTCTAGTTTTTCTTCCACTACTCTCTCAATCCGCCATAGCCAATCCTTCATCATCACCAAACCATAGCAACAATATCAACTTCATCGTATCCTCATGCCGCAC CACGCGTTACCCTACTCTCTGCGTCAAATGCCTCGCGGCTTTCGCCAGCAAAATCCGCTGTAACGAAAACCGGTTAGCTCAAACCGGTCTAGCCGTTACTTTAGTCCGGGTTCGGTCCACGACGGCCTACGTAGCTAAGCTGACTAAAGCAAGACGTGTCAAACGCAGAGAGTACTTAGCCGTGAAAGATTGTGTGGAGAATCTTGGAGATGGCTTAACGATGTTGGCTCAGTCGATGAGGGAAATGAAACGAGTGGGTCGATCCGGTCGTGGTCGGGAAGAATTCTTGTGGCGGCTGAGTAACGTTGAGACTTGGGTTAGCGCTGCTTTAACAGATGAGACAACGTGTCTTGATGGCTTTGATGGGAAGTTTATGGATGGTGTGGTGAAAATGGCGATTAGAAGACGAGTGGTGCATGTGGCTCGAGTTACTGGTAATGCATTGGCTCTTGTAAACCGGTTCGCGTCTCGTCATAAATCATAG